The Weissella confusa DNA window GGCTGTTGTCATAATCACACCAACAGCTTGACCTCCACCATACATTCCGTTACTAACACCTTGACCACTGGTATAAAGGTTAGACTTCGATCCAGTAGTACCGTCTGCCAAAATAGGCAAAAGTACATACCCACCACGAATTTCAAACTCATTAGTTGTTTTTAGTTTAGAACCATATGCTAAAGTTCCACCTTCGTTAGAAATTTGTGGCGTGATGGCTTTCCAGTCGATACTATTTTCCTTACCTGGCAACAAACTTGAGACAACACTATCTGCTACTGAGTTTGCAACGGACACAACGCTCTGCAGGTCAGTCGCATTTGATACTGTTGATGCCTTGTAACTATTATTCCAAGTAACATCTCCCGTGATATCACCCGTTTGCTTAAAGTTAGGGTTTACATTCGTGTTACCATCAGAACCAGAACCGATATACGTAAATTGAGACTTTGCGACAGCGTTTGAAGTAGCCACGTGCTCAGATGCTGCCAAAGATCCTGGCTTCGTAATCGTCCAATCTGCACTTGATGGTGTGGCATTATACGTTGAAACATTAGTGTTAGCTGATGCTGGCGTTTGCACATCTTGATTAGCATCAGTTGACGTGCCCAAAGCATACGCCTTGCGCACATTACCATCGGCGTCCACATCATCTTGCACCTTCACTGCATCAGTTGGCACAACAACACTACTTGCTAGTGATTGTGACGCACTCAAAGAAGCTTCTGCTGAAACAACAGACGCTGACGTTGAAACTGATACCGGTGCAACTGAGCTTGCTGATGAGGCTGAAACTTCAGCGCTCACTGAAGAAGCGGGTGCTACTGATGCACTCGCGCTATCTAATACAACTGAGTCAGTTGGGGTGCTAACCTCAGCTGTTACTGAACTTTCTGATGCTGGAACCACAGCATCGACGCTATCAGCAGATGCGTCCGCTGACAACATTAAAAGCCCCCCTAACAATGATACCGTGGCCATTCCAGCGACTACCCAACGCTTACCGGCCTTGTACATCTTGTAGTGAGACTTTACCTCATAGTTACCCTTATTAATATTCATTTGTCGCATGACACAACGTCCTTCTTACTTCTCTCTTACTCTTTATAAGCATTTATTGTAAGGTCGAATTATGAAGAAAATGTGAATTTCAAGCGTTTTGCCCGCTAATTTTAGTTTCTGGGGTGGGACAAGTGCCTTGTGTACTGTATTCCAGAAGAAAATGGGAATGCATCTGCAATCGGTCGTCTTGGGTTTATAGTTAATACGTCGTGAGATTCTCTTACTAATTCTCAACTAAGACGTTTTATCTAGCTGACTACCCCAAATTTCGCTAGATATGCTGGCTCAACCCACGAGCTTAGCATTGAAAAGAAAAGAGCAACTGGTACTTATATCGCAGAAAAGTATCAGTTGCTCTTTTTTCATATGTATACAAAAAAGCACTTCAACTAGATTCACATCTAAGTTGAAGTGCTTTTTGTTATGAACTAACAGCGATTAACCGAGATTAGTCGTTGTGCAAGTTCATTGAGTTTTCAATATCAGCGATTGAAGGAATCTTCGTACCCTCTTCAGTTGATACAACAACAGGATCTGCAACGACCTTGTCTTCAACAGCTTGGTATTGCTTCATACCAGTACCAGCTGGGATCAACTTACCGATGATAACGTTCTCCTTCAAACCAACCAATGGATCGTTCTTTCCACGGATAGCAGCGTCAGTCAAGACACGAGTCGTCTCTTGGAATGATGCGGCTGACAAGAATGAGTTCGTCTCCAATGATGCCTTGGTAATACCAAGCAAAACTGGACGTGCTGTGGCTGGCAAACCACCCTTCAACAACGTCTCTTCGTTAGCATCACGGAATTGCGCGATATCCATCAACGTACCTGGCAACAAGTCCGTTTCACCCGGATCCATGACACGCACCTTACGAAGCATTTGGCGAGCCATAACTTCGATGTGCTTGTCAGAGATCTCAACACCTTGCATACGGTAAACCTTTTGCACTTCACGCACAATGTAGTTTTCCGTAGCCAACGTGTCACGTACTTGGATGATTTCCTTAGGGTCAGCTGAACCTTCGTTCAACGTCTCACCACGGTGGATTTGATCACCTTCGGCCACACGCATGCGTGCAGTCATTGGCAACGTGTAAGTACGCGTATCCGTCTCACCTTGAACAGTAACTTCCTTAGTACGTTCTGCTGGGTTTTCTTCAATAGAAGTAACCTCACCAGTAACTTCAGTAATCATAGCACGACCCTTAGGGTTACGTGCTTCAAAGATTTCTTGCACACGAGGAAGTCCTTGCGTGATATCGTTTCCGGCAACACCACCAGTGTGGAAAGTACGCATAGTCAATTGCGTACCAGGCTCACCGATTGATTGTGCGGCAACAGTACCAACAGCTTCACCAACTTCAACAACGTCACCAGTAGCCATGTTGCGACCGTAGTCGTATACGCAGACACCGTGTTCCGTGTTGCAAGTAAAGGCTGAACGAATGTTAACAGTCGTTACGCCGGCGTTGACAATGGCCTTAGCCTTGTCTTCGTCGATCATTTGGTTGTGAGCAACGATGACTTCACCAGTCTTAGGGTCGATAACAGCCTTTTGTGCATAACGTCCCAAAATACGCTCGTACAATGACTCGATGACTTCGTTACCGTTCATGATTGCAGAAACATCCAAACCACGATCAGTACCACAGTCGATCTCACGAATGATAACGTCTTGCGCAACGTCAACCAAACGACGAGTCATGTAACCTGAGTCGGCCGTCTTCAAGGCCGTATCAGTCATACCCTTACGAGCACCGTGAGTTGAGAAGAACATTTCCAAAACTGACAATCCCTCACGGAAGTTGGCAATGATAGGCAACTCCATGATACGTCCGTTAGGCGCAGCCATCAAACCACGCATACCGGCCAATTGCGTAAAGTTAGAAATGTTACCACGAGCTCCTGAATCTGACATCATGAAGATGTTGTTATCAGGCTCGAAGTGCTCAATAAGCTTAGCAGTAATGTCATCCTTCGCTTGGTTCCAGATGGCAATAACACGCTCATAACGCTCATCGTCAGTAATCAATCCACGACGGAATTGCTTAGAAACAGTAGCGACTTGCTTGTGAGCTTCTTCGATGATTCCTGGCTTTTCCTTCAAGTCAGTAACGTCGGCCACACCAACCGTCAAACCAGACTTAGTTGACTCATCGTAACCCAAGTCCTTCATGCGGTCCAATAGCAATGACGTTTCAGTAACCTTGTAGATCTTGTAGACTTCGGCAACGATGTCTGACAAGAATCCCTTCTTGAATGGAGGCAAGATTGGCGTCTCAGCAAAGTGTGCCTTGATGTCAGTTCCTGGCTCCAAGAAGAAGCGGTCGTCAATGGCGTGCAAGTTAGCCTCGGTTGGCTCGTTCAAGTATGGGAAGTCGACTGGCAAGATGTCGTTAAAGAACAACTTACCAACAGTCGTCGTCATGATACGTGAACGTTGCTCGTCAGTGAATGGCTTTTCTGCAGGGAATGAAGACGTTTGAACTCCAATACGAGTGTGCAAGTGCACATACTTGTTTTGGAATGCAGTACGAGCTTCGTTGATATCCTTGAAGACCATACCTTCACCTTCACGACCAGCTTCTTCAGTCGTCAAGTAGTAGTTACCGATAACCATGTCCTGTGATGGGGCCACGATAGGCTTACCATCCTTAGGTGCCAAGATGTGTCCAGCGGCAAGCATCAACAAACGAGCTTCTGCTTGAGCTTCATCTGACAAAGGAACGTGGATGGCCATTTGGTCACCGTCAAAGTCGGCGTTATAAGCTTCAGTAACCAATGGGTGCAAACGCATAGCCTTACCTGGCACTAGGACAGGTTCGAACGCTTGAATACCCAAACGGTGAAGCGTTGGTGCACGGTTCAAAAGAACTGGGTGCTCCTTGATAACGTCATCCAAGACGTCCATAACAGCGTCATCACGACGGTCGATCATACGCTTTGCGGCACGGATGTTTCCAACCAAGTCACGCGCAACCAATTCCTTCATGATGAATGGGCGGAACAATTCCATAGCCATTGGACGTGGCAATCCCATTTGGTTCATCTTCAAGAAAGGACCAACGTCGATAACTGAACGTCCTGAGTAGTCAACACGCTTACCAAGCAAGTTTTGACGGAAACGTCCTTGCTTACCCTTAAGCATGTGTGACAATGACTTCAATGGACGGTTACCAGGACCTGTTACAGGACGTCCGCGACGACCGTTGTCAACCAACGCGTCGACGGCTTCTTGCAACATACGCTTTTCGTTTTGCACGATGATTCCAGGTGCGTTCAACTCCAACAAACGCTTCAAACGGTTGTTACGGTTGATAACACGACGGTACAAATCGTTCAAGTCAGACGTTGCAAAACGTCCACCTTCCAATTGCACCATTGGACGCAAGTCAGGTGGGATAACTGGAATAACATCCATAACCATCCACTCTGGCTTGTTACCTGACTTAACGAAAGCTTCGATAATGTCCAAACGACGAACGGCGCGAACACGCTTTTGACCAGTGGCCTCACGCAATTCTGCCTTCAACGTCTCAACTTCGGCTTCCAAGTCAACGTTTGACAACAACGTTTGTACAGCTTCAGCACCCATGCCAGCTTCAAATGCGCTACCATATTCTGCCTTCAACTCGCGGTACTCGCGTTCTGACAACAATTGCTTTTCAGTCAAAGGTGTATCACCGGCCTTTGTAACCACGTAAGAAGCGAAGTAAATAATCTCTTCCAATGAACGTGGTGACATGTCCAAGACCAATCCCATACGTGAAGGGATTCCCTTGAAGTACCAGATGTGTGATACAGGAGCGGCCAACTCGATGTGACCCATGCGCTCACGGCGGACCTTTGAAGACGTTACTTCAACGCCGCAACGATCACAAACGATTCCCTTGTAACGAATACGCTTGTACTTTCCGCACGCACATTCGTAATCCTTGGTAGGTCCAAAGATACGCTCGTCGAAAAGTCCATCCTTTTCAGGCTTGAGCGTACGATAGTTGATTGTCTCAGGCTTCTTAACTTCACCATAAGACCAGCTGCGAATCTTGTCTGGGCTAGCCAGTCCGATTTGCATGCTTTCAAACTTATTGACATCAATCAATGGTTTGACCCCTTTCGTAGGTTCCTATATACAATCCAATCCAGCACTTCACTAAGTCCGTGCTTACCATGTTCGAATGATCAAACGCAGTAAGCACGAACCTAGCAATGTGCTAGGTTGGCTAACAATCTCTTAAAAGTAGCGCAGGGCTAAGAATAATCTCTTATTCAGCGTCGTTCAAGTTAACGACACCGTCAGCCTTAGGAGCTGATGCTTCGGCACCGTCGGCAGCAAATTCTTGTGCCAAACGTTGTGCTTCTGCATTAGCGGCTTCGATGTTAACGATTGAATCGTCATCATCCATGTCACGCAATTCGATCTCACGATCATCTGCGTCCAAGACCTTCATGTCCAAACCAAGAGCTTGCAATTCCTTAACCAAGACACGGAATGACTCCGGTACACCTGGCTTAGGGATTTGGTCACCCTTAACGATGGCCTCGTAAGTCTTAACACGACCAACAACGTCATCTGACTTGTACGTCAAGATTTCTTGCAAAGTGTGCGCAGCACCATAGGCCTCAAGGGCCCAAACTTCCATTTCACCGAAACGCTGTCCACCGAATTGCGCCTTACCACCAAGTGGTTGTTGCGTAACAAGTGAGTAAGGTCCGATTGAACGGGCGTGCATCTTGTCGTCGACCATGTGGGCCAACTTCATGTAGTGCATGATTCCGACAGAAACACGCTTGTCGAAGGCTTCACCAGTACGACCATCGTACAAGACAGTCTTACCGTCTGATGGCAAACCAGCTTCCTTCAAAGCGTCCCAGATATCCGCGTCACGGGCACCGTCAAAGACAGGTGATGCGATGTGGATACCCAATTCGCGAGCAGCCATACCCAAGTGCAATTCAAGCACTTGTCCGATATTCATACGAGATGGCACACCCATTGGTGACAACATAATGTCGATAGGCGTTCCGTCTGGCATGAATGGCATGTCTTCTGAAGGCACGATAACTGAAACAGTTCCCTTGTTACCGTGACGACCGGCCATCTTGTCACCAACTTGAATCTTACGACGTTGTGCGATGTAAACACGAACCATCATGTTAACACCTGGTGCCAATTCGTCACCGTTCTCACGCGTAAAGATACGAACGTCTTGAACGACACCGCCACCACCGTGAGGAACACGCAATGACGTATCACGAACTTCACGGGCCTTCTCACCGAAGATGGCGTGTAGCAAACGCTCTTCAGCTGACAATTCAGTAACACCCTTAGGCGTAACCTTACCAACCAAAAGATCACCGTCTTCAACTTCAGCACCGATACGGATAATTCCGCGCTCGTCCAAGTTCTTCAATTGCTCTTCACCAGTGTTAGGGATTTCGCGAGTGAACTCTTCAGGGCCAAGCTTCGTATCACGAGCCTCTGATTCGTATTCTTCAATGTGGATTGACGTGTAAACATCATCGCGGATCAAACGTTCGTTGATGATGATGGCATCTTCAAAGTTATATCCTTGCCAAGTCATGAAGGCGATCAATGGGTTTTGTCCCAAAGCCAATTCACCTTGCTCCATTGATGGACCATCGGCCAAAACTTCGTCGGCATCAACTGCATCCCCAACCTTAACGATTGGACGTTGGTTGTAGTTCTTACCGGCATTTGAACGACGGAACTTCATCAATTCGTACTTATCAAGTGAACCATCTTCGCGACGAACGCGGATTTCGCGACCGTCAACGTACTCAACCGTACCAGGGTACTTAGCGATAATGGCAACACCGGCGTCGTGGGCAGCCTTGTATTCGATACCCGTACCAATCAATGGTGCGTGTGGATCGATCAAAGGAACCGCTTGACGTTGCATGTTGGCACCCATCAAGGCACGGTTAGAGTCATCGTTTTCCAAGAAAGGAATTGCGGCCGTGGCAACGGCAACAATTTGCTTAGGAGAAACGTCCATGTAGTCAACTTGGTCGATAGAAACTTCGACGTTTTCCTCACTCTTACGAGCTAAAACAACGTCAGAAGCAAATGATCCATCTTCGTTCAAAACTGAGTTACCTTGGGCAACGATGAAGTTATCTTCTTCGTCGGCCGTCAAGTAGTCAATCTTGTCCGTAACCTTGTGAGTCGTCCAGTCAACACGACGGTATGGCGTCTCAATGAATCCGTAACGGTTAACACGACCGTACGTAGCCAATGAGTTGATCAAACCGATGTTAGGACCTTCAGGCGTTTCGATAGGGTCCATACGTCCGTAGTGCGTGTAGTGCACGTCTCGGACTTCATAACCGGCACGGTCACGAGTCAAACCACCAGGTCCCAAGGCAGATAGACGACGCTTGTTCGTCAATTCTCCAAGAGGGTTAGTTTGGTCCATGAATTGTGACAATTGTGATGAACCGAAGAACTCCTTAACAGCTGCCACAACAGGGCGGATGTTAATCAATTGTTGTGGTGTAACCGTATCTGGGTCTTGGATAGACATACGCTCACGAACCACACGCTCCATACGGCTCAAACCGATACGGAATGTGTTTTGCAACAATTCACCCACACGACGGATACGACGGTTACCCAAGTGGTCAATGTCGTCCGTTGCGCCGATGCCCAATGGCAAGTTCAAGAAGTAGTTCATACCAGCGATAATATC harbors:
- the rpoB gene encoding DNA-directed RNA polymerase subunit beta gives rise to the protein MENLVGTLVKYGKHRVRRSYARIKEVLDLPNLIEIQTDSYNWFLDEGLREMFTDILPIEDFQGKLSLEFVDYKLMEPKYTVEEARNHDANYSAPLHVTLRLTNQETGEIKSQDVFFGDFPLMTPSGTFIINGAERVIVSQLVRSPGVYYNEELDKNGRPNYGTTFIPSRGAWLEFETDAKGLSYVRIDRTRKLPVTELVRALGYGSDSEVLQILGDQYDSISLTLDKDVHKDINDSRVEEALKDIYERLRPGEPKTADSSRALLTARFFDPKRYDLAPVGRYKINKKLSLKTRLMGLTLGETLADPDTGEVIAEKGTVVDKKVMAALAPFLDRDDFKTTTFTPSDEGVVTTPMTLQTILVENPEDPEKVLPVIGNGQFDESVRTIQPADIIAGMNYFLNLPLGIGATDDIDHLGNRRIRRVGELLQNTFRIGLSRMERVVRERMSIQDPDTVTPQQLINIRPVVAAVKEFFGSSQLSQFMDQTNPLGELTNKRRLSALGPGGLTRDRAGYEVRDVHYTHYGRMDPIETPEGPNIGLINSLATYGRVNRYGFIETPYRRVDWTTHKVTDKIDYLTADEEDNFIVAQGNSVLNEDGSFASDVVLARKSEENVEVSIDQVDYMDVSPKQIVAVATAAIPFLENDDSNRALMGANMQRQAVPLIDPHAPLIGTGIEYKAAHDAGVAIIAKYPGTVEYVDGREIRVRREDGSLDKYELMKFRRSNAGKNYNQRPIVKVGDAVDADEVLADGPSMEQGELALGQNPLIAFMTWQGYNFEDAIIINERLIRDDVYTSIHIEEYESEARDTKLGPEEFTREIPNTGEEQLKNLDERGIIRIGAEVEDGDLLVGKVTPKGVTELSAEERLLHAIFGEKAREVRDTSLRVPHGGGGVVQDVRIFTRENGDELAPGVNMMVRVYIAQRRKIQVGDKMAGRHGNKGTVSVIVPSEDMPFMPDGTPIDIMLSPMGVPSRMNIGQVLELHLGMAARELGIHIASPVFDGARDADIWDALKEAGLPSDGKTVLYDGRTGEAFDKRVSVGIMHYMKLAHMVDDKMHARSIGPYSLVTQQPLGGKAQFGGQRFGEMEVWALEAYGAAHTLQEILTYKSDDVVGRVKTYEAIVKGDQIPKPGVPESFRVLVKELQALGLDMKVLDADDREIELRDMDDDDSIVNIEAANAEAQRLAQEFAADGAEASAPKADGVVNLNDAE
- the rpoC gene encoding DNA-directed RNA polymerase subunit beta'; the protein is MIDVNKFESMQIGLASPDKIRSWSYGEVKKPETINYRTLKPEKDGLFDERIFGPTKDYECACGKYKRIRYKGIVCDRCGVEVTSSKVRRERMGHIELAAPVSHIWYFKGIPSRMGLVLDMSPRSLEEIIYFASYVVTKAGDTPLTEKQLLSEREYRELKAEYGSAFEAGMGAEAVQTLLSNVDLEAEVETLKAELREATGQKRVRAVRRLDIIEAFVKSGNKPEWMVMDVIPVIPPDLRPMVQLEGGRFATSDLNDLYRRVINRNNRLKRLLELNAPGIIVQNEKRMLQEAVDALVDNGRRGRPVTGPGNRPLKSLSHMLKGKQGRFRQNLLGKRVDYSGRSVIDVGPFLKMNQMGLPRPMAMELFRPFIMKELVARDLVGNIRAAKRMIDRRDDAVMDVLDDVIKEHPVLLNRAPTLHRLGIQAFEPVLVPGKAMRLHPLVTEAYNADFDGDQMAIHVPLSDEAQAEARLLMLAAGHILAPKDGKPIVAPSQDMVIGNYYLTTEEAGREGEGMVFKDINEARTAFQNKYVHLHTRIGVQTSSFPAEKPFTDEQRSRIMTTTVGKLFFNDILPVDFPYLNEPTEANLHAIDDRFFLEPGTDIKAHFAETPILPPFKKGFLSDIVAEVYKIYKVTETSLLLDRMKDLGYDESTKSGLTVGVADVTDLKEKPGIIEEAHKQVATVSKQFRRGLITDDERYERVIAIWNQAKDDITAKLIEHFEPDNNIFMMSDSGARGNISNFTQLAGMRGLMAAPNGRIMELPIIANFREGLSVLEMFFSTHGARKGMTDTALKTADSGYMTRRLVDVAQDVIIREIDCGTDRGLDVSAIMNGNEVIESLYERILGRYAQKAVIDPKTGEVIVAHNQMIDEDKAKAIVNAGVTTVNIRSAFTCNTEHGVCVYDYGRNMATGDVVEVGEAVGTVAAQSIGEPGTQLTMRTFHTGGVAGNDITQGLPRVQEIFEARNPKGRAMITEVTGEVTSIEENPAERTKEVTVQGETDTRTYTLPMTARMRVAEGDQIHRGETLNEGSADPKEIIQVRDTLATENYIVREVQKVYRMQGVEISDKHIEVMARQMLRKVRVMDPGETDLLPGTLMDIAQFRDANEETLLKGGLPATARPVLLGITKASLETNSFLSAASFQETTRVLTDAAIRGKNDPLVGLKENVIIGKLIPAGTGMKQYQAVEDKVVADPVVVSTEEGTKIPSIADIENSMNLHND